In the genome of Patagioenas fasciata isolate bPatFas1 chromosome 12, bPatFas1.hap1, whole genome shotgun sequence, one region contains:
- the PIGB gene encoding GPI mannosyltransferase 3 isoform X1 produces MRCRAAGGPPQGREAMRLRKRRSVLYSDPGGAAGQRGAGAAGGPAPLLALTVALRTLNCFLVRTSFVPDEYWQSLEVAHRMVFNYGYLTWEWAHGLRGYSYPLIFASIYKALQLLAKDDVQLLIWVPRLAQAVLAAFADVKLYSLVQHLENAETAKCVYFCQLCSWFTWYSCTRTLTNTMETLLTIFALSYYPIKGSKMGSSCKYLALIALAIVIRPTAVIPWIPLVFSHFLQEERKADFILYNCIPVGLVTVGASLIIDRVFFGEWVLVQLNFLKVNVLQNLGTFYGSHPWHWYFTQGLPVILGTHLPFFIHGCVLAPKRYRLFLVAVIWTVLVYSTLSHKEFRFIYPVLPFCMVFCGYSLKHLRTWKKPAASFLLFSNVLPALYTGLIHQRGALEVMTHIQQLCESSYRSQAFVFIAMPCHSTPFYSHVHCPLRMRFLECPPDLTGNESHIDEADAFYSNPLDWLNKEFYNDTLLPSHLIFFSVLEQEISSFLALRGYEKTATVFHTHVPEGRVGSHIYVYRKKTEMNHNQRSVSRLKT; encoded by the exons ATGCGCTGCCGGGCCGCTGGAGGCCCGCCCCAGGGGAGGGAGGCCATGCGGCTGCGCAAGCGGCGGTCGGTGCTGTACAGCGACCCCGGCGGAGCCGCCGGGCAGCGAGGCGCCG GCGCTGCCGGCGGGCCCGCGCCGCTGCTGGCGCTCACGGTGGCGCTGCGGACGCTCAACTGCTTCCTGGTGCGGACCAGCTTCGTCCCGGACGAGTACTGGCAGTCACTGGAGGTGGCGCATCGCATGGTCTTC AATTATGGCTACTTAACTTGGGAATGGGCCCACGGTTTAAGGGGCTATTCGTACCCGCTGATCTTTGCAAGCATCTACAAAGCTTTACAGCTGCTGGCTAAGGATGATGTTCAGCTGCTG ATATGGGTCCCTAGACTTGCACAAGCAGTGCTGGCTGCTTTTGCTGATGTGAAGCTTTACTCATTAGTGCAACACCTTGAAAATGCAGAAACAGCAAAGTGTGTG TACTTCTGCCAGCTGTGTTCCTGGTTTACATGGTATTCCTGTACCAGAACTCTAACAAACACCATGGAAACTCTTCTTACCATTTTTGCTCTTTCCTACTATCCGATAAAAGGTTCCAAGATGGGGAGCAG TTGCAAATATTTAGCTTTGATAGCACTTGCAATCGTTATTCGTCCCACCGCTGTTATCCCATGGATACCTTTGGTCTTCAGTCATTTTTTGcaggaagagaggaaagcagacTTCATCCTATACAACTGCATTCCAGTTGG ATTGGTCACAGTGGGAGCCTCTTTGATAATTGACCGTGTATTTTTTGGTGAG TGGGTACTGGTTCAGCTGAACTTCTTGAAAGTCAACGTGCTGCAGAATTTGGGAACATTTTATGGATCTCATCCTTGGCACTGGTACTTCACTCAGGGACTACCAGTCATCTTGGGTACCCACCTGCCCTTTTTTATTCACGGCTGTGTGCTGGCACCAAAAAGGTATCGCCTCTTCCTAGTGGCAGTGATTTGGACAGTGTTGGTATACAG CACGCTGAGTCATAAAGAATTCAGGTTCATCTATCCGGTACTACCATTTTGCATGGTTTTTTGTG GATATTCTTTGAAACACCTGAGAACGTGGAAGAAACCCGCAGCCAGTTTCCTGCTTTTCTCCAACGTGCTGCCAGCCCTGTACACCGGGCTGATCCACCAGCGAGGCGCCCTCGAGGTCATGACGCACATACAGCAGCTCTGCGAGAGCTCCTACAGGTCCCAGGCTTTTGTCTTCATCGCGATGCCGTGCCACTCTACTCCATTTTACAG TCATGTTCACTGTCCTCTAAGAATGAGATTCCTCGAGTGTCCCCCagacctaactggaaatgagagcCATATTGATGAAGCAGATGCATTTTACTCTAATCCACTTGACTGGCTTAACAAGGAGTTTTACAATGATACATTATTACCCAGCCACTTGATCTTCTTCAGTGTGCTAGAACAG GAAATATCATCATTTTTGGCTTTAAGGGGCTATGAGAAAACGGCCACTGTCTTCCACACTCATGTACCTGAAGGACGAGTTGGAAGCCACATCTACGTGTACAGGAAAAAAACTGAAATGAATCACAACCAAAGATCAGTTTCTAGACTTAAGACCTAA
- the PIGB gene encoding GPI mannosyltransferase 3 isoform X2 — MRCRAAGGPPQGREAMRLRKRRSVLYSDPGGAAGQRGAGAAGGPAPLLALTVALRTLNCFLVRTSFVPDEYWQSLEVAHRMVFNYGYLTWEWAHGLRGYSYPLIFASIYKALQLLAKDDVQLLIWVPRLAQAVLAAFADVKLYSLVQHLENAETAKCVLQIFSFDSTCNRYSSHRCYPMDTFGLQSFFAGREESRLHPIQLHSSWWVLVQLNFLKVNVLQNLGTFYGSHPWHWYFTQGLPVILGTHLPFFIHGCVLAPKRYRLFLVAVIWTVLVYSTLSHKEFRFIYPVLPFCMVFCGYSLKHLRTWKKPAASFLLFSNVLPALYTGLIHQRGALEVMTHIQQLCESSYRSQAFVFIAMPCHSTPFYSHVHCPLRMRFLECPPDLTGNESHIDEADAFYSNPLDWLNKEFYNDTLLPSHLIFFSVLEQEISSFLALRGYEKTATVFHTHVPEGRVGSHIYVYRKKTEMNHNQRSVSRLKT; from the exons ATGCGCTGCCGGGCCGCTGGAGGCCCGCCCCAGGGGAGGGAGGCCATGCGGCTGCGCAAGCGGCGGTCGGTGCTGTACAGCGACCCCGGCGGAGCCGCCGGGCAGCGAGGCGCCG GCGCTGCCGGCGGGCCCGCGCCGCTGCTGGCGCTCACGGTGGCGCTGCGGACGCTCAACTGCTTCCTGGTGCGGACCAGCTTCGTCCCGGACGAGTACTGGCAGTCACTGGAGGTGGCGCATCGCATGGTCTTC AATTATGGCTACTTAACTTGGGAATGGGCCCACGGTTTAAGGGGCTATTCGTACCCGCTGATCTTTGCAAGCATCTACAAAGCTTTACAGCTGCTGGCTAAGGATGATGTTCAGCTGCTG ATATGGGTCCCTAGACTTGCACAAGCAGTGCTGGCTGCTTTTGCTGATGTGAAGCTTTACTCATTAGTGCAACACCTTGAAAATGCAGAAACAGCAAAGTGTGTG TTGCAAATATTTAGCTTTGATAGCACTTGCAATCGTTATTCGTCCCACCGCTGTTATCCCATGGATACCTTTGGTCTTCAGTCATTTTTTGcaggaagagaggaaagcagacTTCATCCTATACAACTGCATTCCAGTTGG TGGGTACTGGTTCAGCTGAACTTCTTGAAAGTCAACGTGCTGCAGAATTTGGGAACATTTTATGGATCTCATCCTTGGCACTGGTACTTCACTCAGGGACTACCAGTCATCTTGGGTACCCACCTGCCCTTTTTTATTCACGGCTGTGTGCTGGCACCAAAAAGGTATCGCCTCTTCCTAGTGGCAGTGATTTGGACAGTGTTGGTATACAG CACGCTGAGTCATAAAGAATTCAGGTTCATCTATCCGGTACTACCATTTTGCATGGTTTTTTGTG GATATTCTTTGAAACACCTGAGAACGTGGAAGAAACCCGCAGCCAGTTTCCTGCTTTTCTCCAACGTGCTGCCAGCCCTGTACACCGGGCTGATCCACCAGCGAGGCGCCCTCGAGGTCATGACGCACATACAGCAGCTCTGCGAGAGCTCCTACAGGTCCCAGGCTTTTGTCTTCATCGCGATGCCGTGCCACTCTACTCCATTTTACAG TCATGTTCACTGTCCTCTAAGAATGAGATTCCTCGAGTGTCCCCCagacctaactggaaatgagagcCATATTGATGAAGCAGATGCATTTTACTCTAATCCACTTGACTGGCTTAACAAGGAGTTTTACAATGATACATTATTACCCAGCCACTTGATCTTCTTCAGTGTGCTAGAACAG GAAATATCATCATTTTTGGCTTTAAGGGGCTATGAGAAAACGGCCACTGTCTTCCACACTCATGTACCTGAAGGACGAGTTGGAAGCCACATCTACGTGTACAGGAAAAAAACTGAAATGAATCACAACCAAAGATCAGTTTCTAGACTTAAGACCTAA
- the CCPG1 gene encoding cell cycle progression protein 1 — MSENSSDSDSSCGWTVINHEGSDIETVTSENGSTNDNREFVSEEYVSLQEEEQPIDLQAQCNTDGEIPVVDNTLSAFEETHTVPEEKNENVPDDGSCIGTISDDSDIVTLEAPKLEETQSQEEAPADGEEAPSSDDFNMGSSSSSQYAFSHLETVFPSQASNDESSSDETSNQSSPTVRKRRARKRLVLSSEAEGGSPAEPASEPPKGEQHKRQFGSGLNRCIILALVVAISMGFGHFYGTIQIQKRQQLVTKTRELEDMKDDLYQCQQGPGDKVGSLQGDLATCLTSTEVEKKSFESQKKSLAAENQHLRESLEKEEKALASLQEELRKLRQQIRNLEDKGTSTESIVMENQKLREHLEEEKQRNHNFLRQKETLFAEAQMLRRELDKERHVTEALKKELEQLSSRQKSDNADDDALRENQEIETLRGRLAELEKKLNFEQQRSDLWEKLYVEAKDQTEKQEMNEKGQKKRAKGQSKTKKKSKESFFGSVKETFDAMKNSTKEFVRHHKEKIKQAKEAVKENLKKFSDSVKSTFRHFKDTTKNIFDEKKKSNDKRHEANKKARTFYREHNSYENLKHVQNRGASMPREFKDGRKHQFTTFEKDSDSQKCLHDPLCNRRHQFVLKGCSGIFECAHQEFISLFNSASDPIRVDEFNRLMKKYLQQVVHNFDHWRELENFINKFFHNGVFIHDQMLFTDFVNDVKDYLEDMKEYQNNNEKVFKDLDKYIYRYYFHYDNLPQYGPSRPKRPSFTQTENSRHEKQAQKYHHRNKREGKWHKHGRTNGRHMANLEIELGQLPFDPKY, encoded by the exons GGTTCTGACATAGAGACAGTGACTTCAGAAAATGGAAGCACAAACGATAACCGTGAGTTTGTTTCAGAAGAATATGTTTCTTTGCAAGAAGAGGAGCAACCAATTGATTTGCAAG CTCAGTGCAACACTGATGGAGAGATACCAGTGGTAGATAATACTCTTTCTGCTTTTGAGGAAACTCACACAGTTCCAGAG gaaaagaatgaaaacgtCCCTGATGATGGATCCTGCATTGGAACTATTAGTGATGATTCTGACATTGTTACGCTTGAAGCTCCAAAACTGGAAGAAACTCAAAGTCAGGAGGAAGCTCCAGCTGATGGTGAAGAAGCTCCAAGTTCAGATGATTTTAACATGGGTTCCTCCTCTAGCAGTCAATACGCATTTTCCCATCTAGAAACTG tttttccgTCTCAGGCTAGCAATGATGAATCAAGTAGTGATGAAACCAGCAACCAGTCCAGTCCCACCGTGCGAAAACGTCGGGCCAGGAAGAGGCTGGTCCTCAGTTCCGAGGCCGAGGGGGGGTCGCCTGCAGAACCCGCGTCTGAGCCTCCCAAAGGGGAGCAGCACAAACGCCAGTTCGGCAGCGGCCTTAACAGATGCATCATCCTGGCTTTGGTAGTTGCAATCAGCATGGGCTTTGGACACTTCTACG GTACAATACAGATCCAGAAACGTCAGCAGCTGGTGACAAAGACACGTGAATTAGAGGATATGAAAGATGACCTTTACCAGTGCCAGCAAGGGCCAGGAGATAAAGTGGGG TCACTCCAGGGAGATCTTGCCACATGTTTGACCTCTACTGAGGTGGAGAAGAAATCCTTTGAATCTCAAAAAAAGAGTCTTGCTGCAGAAAATCAGCACTTAAGAGAATCtctagagaaggaagaaaaagctttGGCCTCACTTCAGGAAGAATTAAGGAAGCTAAGACAACAAATTAGAAACTTAGAAGATAAAGGTACTAGCACTGAGTCTATTGTAATGGAAAATCAGAAACTAAGGGAACATTTGGAAGAGGAAAAGCAAAGAAACCACAACTTTCTTAGGCAGAAGGAAACACTCTTTGCAGAAGCACAGATGTTAAGGAGAGAACTGGACAAAGAACGTCATGTTACAGAAGCTCTAAAAAAAGAACTGGAACAGTTAAGTTCTCGTCAAAAATCTGACAATGCTGATGATGATGCATTAAGAGAAAATCAAGAAATAGAAACTCTGCGAGGAAGACTGGCAGAACTAGAAAAAAAGCTGAACTTCGAGCAACAACGTTCTGACTTATGGGAGAAGCTGTATGTTGAAGCGAAAGACcaaactgaaaaacaagaaatGAACGAAAAGGGACAAAAGAAACGTGCTAAAGGGCAAAGCAAgactaaaaagaaatcaaaggaaTCGTTTTTTGGTTCTGTTAAAGAAACTTTCGATGCTATGAAAAATTCCACAAAAGAGTTTGTAAGACACCATAAAGAAAAGATTAAGCAGGCTAAAGAAGCAGTGAAAGAAAACCTGAAGAAATTCTCTGATTCTGTAAAGTCTACATTCAGACACTTCAAAGACACCACAAAGAACATCTTTGACGAAAAGAAGAAGTCAAATGATAAAAGACATGAGGCAAACAAGAAAGCTCGAACTTTTTACCGAGAGCATAACTCCTATGAGAATCTGAAGCACGTGCAGAACAGGGGAGCGAGCATGCCAAGGGAGTTcaaagatggaagaaaacatcAGTTTACAACATTTGAGAAAGATTCAGATTCACAGAAGTGTCTCCATGATCCTTTGTGTAATAGAAGACATCAGTTTGTCCTGAAGGGCTGCTCTGGTATTTTTGAATGTGCTCATCAAGAATTCATTAGTCTCTTCAACAGTGCATCGGATCCTATCAGGGTGGATGAATTTAATCGGCTAATGAAAAAGTATTTGCAACAAGTTGTACATAACTTTGATCACTGGAGAGAACTAGAAAACTTCATCAATAAGTTTTTTCATAATGGGGTATTTATACATGACCAGATGCTGTTCACTGATTTTGTTAATGATGTCAAGGATTACCTGGAAGATATGAAGGAATaccaaaataataatgaaaaggttTTCAAGGATTTGGACAAATACATCTACAGATACTACTTTCATTATGATAATTTACCCCAGTATGGACCCAG TCGACCTAAAAGGCCTTCTTTTACACAAACTGAAAATTCCAGACATGAAAAACAAGCTCAGAAGTACCACCACCGTAATAAAAGAGAAGGTAAATGGCACAAACATGGCCGCACTAATGGAAGACACATGGCAAACCTTGAAATAGAATTGGGGCAATTACCCTTTGATCCAAAATATTGA